The following are from one region of the Erwinia billingiae Eb661 genome:
- a CDS encoding PAAR domain-containing protein, with translation MSVGYFLIVGDSTTCGGKILTGAPRFLWGGKPTARAGDMVSCGRFTGTFKILAGVGDMFDEGVMLAGSLESFSSCPCRARFIPSIQDSYSK, from the coding sequence ATGAGCGTAGGATATTTTCTAATAGTTGGTGATAGCACCACCTGTGGCGGAAAAATTTTAACGGGTGCCCCCCGTTTTTTATGGGGGGGTAAACCTACTGCCAGAGCTGGGGACATGGTTTCATGCGGTCGATTTACCGGTACATTTAAAATATTAGCGGGTGTGGGGGACATGTTTGATGAGGGGGTGATGCTAGCCGGTTCACTTGAAAGCTTTAGTTCTTGTCCGTGCCGCGCACGATTTATACCTTCTATACAAGACTCTTATTCAAAATAA
- a CDS encoding ImcF-related family protein translates to MKEHTIQPAARYGSWGYFLLIIGLAGISALLLYINQDALESAGATRHTVWAIWGAIFAVLLFGLIGSPLWWRWQQRKNQAIYKPYTASKANKSTSANTAVVGQSLIRLKIYLRNRYHLFWRYKVRLLLVVGDDAAREALIPGLREQQWLEGQRTVLIDGGSLSSEPDADKLGTLSRLRRSRPLDGIVWVLAHGQLMTPQMQDYGLRSLENISQALRWQPPVWLWQLHGSDWSQQGREEQTVGVLFSARVRSEEVSEQLDSLAPQLREQGMAQIALHREHDFLLRLGSELAQGESLQWQQRLTRWLTLQPPIPLRGLMFSLPSDARVSASHDHAVTLSNSWDGIVNASRHISGHRIGMPWQRVLAWALMAFIGLWGAGLLLSFALNRQQIVSMAEKAQMLVQTPTISDRQLTDLHALRNDAGLLKYHHQDGTPWYQRFGLDHNTPLLEAMMPWYGVANNRLIRDPASAALQQRLNALAELPPNSPLRAERAKPGYDQLKAWLMMARPDKADGAYYAQVMKTVQPTRDGISPGLWVSLAPDLWAFYITELPHQPQWKIIPDASLVSQSREVLLQQIGRRNAESTLYQNMLKSVRRNFADVSLEDMTSGTDARRLFTTNATVPGMFTRQAWEGGVQQAIETAAKSRRDEIDWVLSDNRRSLSADLTPERLKERLTQRYFTDFAGSWLSFLNGLHLNPAANIADVTDQLTLMSDVRQSPLIALMNTLAWQGQAGQKSEALSDSLIKSAKELVGSSQKPVIDQGAAGPQGPLDETFGPLLTLMGRNSAANALAGDDSPSLQTYLTRITRVRLRLQQVAGSSDPQEMMQTLAQTVFQGKSIDLTDTRQYGSLIAASLGEEWSGFGQTMFVQPLTQAWETVLQPSAASLNDKWSRSVVALWRSAFDGRYPFAASNNDASLPMLAEFLRKDSGRIERFLNSELSGVLHKEGSQWVPDRTNSQSLTFNPAFIKALNQLSQLSDVLFTDGSQGISFELQARPTPGVVQTQLTIDGQQQKYFNQMAEWQTFRWPGDTFKPGTLLTWSTNSAGARLFGDYSGTWGLIRWLEQGKRHQLDRSQWMMIFTAPDGSVLQWALRSQLGSGPLQLLQLRNFALPAEIFSVDAEMAAQAQPGSDELPAMEGES, encoded by the coding sequence ATGAAGGAACATACAATACAGCCTGCCGCACGATATGGCTCTTGGGGATATTTTCTCCTGATTATTGGATTGGCAGGGATAAGTGCATTACTGCTGTATATCAATCAGGATGCATTGGAGAGTGCAGGAGCAACGCGTCATACGGTCTGGGCCATATGGGGAGCCATATTTGCCGTCTTGCTTTTTGGTCTGATTGGCTCACCGCTGTGGTGGCGTTGGCAACAAAGAAAAAATCAGGCAATTTACAAACCATATACGGCGAGTAAGGCAAATAAATCAACATCTGCTAACACCGCAGTTGTTGGGCAAAGTTTGATCCGTCTTAAAATTTACCTCCGCAACCGCTATCACCTGTTCTGGCGCTACAAGGTACGCCTGTTGCTGGTCGTCGGCGATGATGCCGCGCGTGAAGCGCTGATCCCCGGGCTGCGGGAGCAGCAGTGGTTGGAAGGGCAGCGCACCGTTCTGATTGACGGCGGTAGCCTCAGCTCAGAACCGGACGCCGACAAGCTCGGCACGCTGAGCAGGCTGCGACGTAGCCGGCCGCTCGACGGTATTGTCTGGGTACTGGCACACGGCCAGCTGATGACCCCGCAGATGCAGGATTACGGTCTGCGCAGCCTGGAGAATATTTCGCAGGCGCTTCGCTGGCAGCCGCCGGTCTGGCTGTGGCAGCTGCATGGTAGCGACTGGTCCCAGCAGGGGCGCGAAGAACAGACGGTTGGCGTCCTGTTTTCCGCGCGCGTGCGATCGGAAGAGGTCAGTGAGCAGCTCGACAGTTTGGCCCCGCAGCTGCGTGAGCAGGGCATGGCGCAGATTGCGCTGCATCGCGAACATGACTTTCTGCTTCGGCTGGGCAGCGAGCTGGCGCAGGGGGAAAGCCTGCAGTGGCAGCAGCGCCTGACACGCTGGCTGACCCTGCAACCGCCTATTCCGCTGCGCGGGCTGATGTTCAGCCTGCCGTCCGACGCGCGGGTTTCGGCCAGCCATGACCATGCGGTGACTCTCTCCAACAGTTGGGACGGCATCGTGAATGCCAGCCGGCATATTTCCGGGCATCGCATCGGCATGCCCTGGCAGCGGGTGCTGGCCTGGGCGCTGATGGCGTTTATTGGACTGTGGGGCGCGGGTCTGCTGCTCTCATTTGCGCTCAACCGTCAGCAGATTGTCAGCATGGCGGAGAAGGCCCAAATGCTGGTGCAGACTCCGACGATTTCCGATCGGCAGCTCACCGACCTGCACGCACTGCGCAACGATGCCGGGCTACTTAAGTACCATCATCAGGACGGCACGCCCTGGTATCAACGCTTTGGCCTCGACCATAATACGCCGCTGCTTGAAGCGATGATGCCGTGGTACGGCGTGGCGAATAACCGCCTGATACGCGACCCGGCCAGCGCCGCGTTGCAGCAGCGGCTGAACGCGCTGGCAGAGCTGCCGCCAAACAGCCCGCTGCGCGCCGAACGCGCTAAACCGGGATATGACCAGCTCAAGGCATGGCTGATGATGGCGCGCCCGGATAAGGCAGACGGCGCGTATTACGCGCAGGTGATGAAGACGGTGCAACCGACCCGGGACGGCATCTCGCCCGGCCTGTGGGTGAGCCTGGCGCCGGACCTGTGGGCGTTTTACATCACGGAGCTGCCGCACCAGCCGCAGTGGAAAATTATCCCGGATGCCTCGTTAGTCAGCCAAAGCCGCGAGGTTCTGCTGCAGCAGATTGGCCGACGTAATGCCGAAAGCACGCTGTATCAGAACATGCTGAAATCGGTGCGCCGCAACTTTGCCGACGTCTCCCTGGAGGATATGACCAGCGGCACCGATGCGCGCCGACTGTTCACCACCAATGCAACAGTGCCAGGCATGTTCACTCGCCAGGCATGGGAAGGCGGCGTGCAGCAGGCGATTGAGACCGCGGCCAAATCACGGCGCGATGAGATTGACTGGGTGCTGAGCGACAATCGTCGTAGCCTGTCCGCTGACCTCACGCCGGAAAGGCTGAAAGAGCGCCTTACGCAGCGCTACTTCACCGACTTTGCCGGCAGCTGGCTCAGCTTCCTTAACGGCCTGCACCTGAACCCGGCTGCCAATATTGCTGACGTCACCGATCAGCTGACGCTGATGAGCGATGTACGTCAGTCGCCGTTGATTGCACTGATGAACACGCTGGCATGGCAGGGGCAGGCCGGGCAGAAAAGCGAGGCGCTGTCAGACTCGTTAATCAAATCGGCGAAGGAGCTGGTCGGCAGTAGCCAAAAGCCGGTCATTGACCAGGGCGCAGCCGGTCCGCAGGGCCCGCTTGACGAGACCTTCGGTCCGCTGTTGACGCTGATGGGGAGGAATAGCGCCGCCAACGCGCTGGCCGGTGACGACAGTCCGAGCCTGCAAACTTACCTGACGCGCATTACCCGCGTGCGCCTGCGACTGCAGCAGGTGGCGGGCAGCTCTGACCCGCAGGAGATGATGCAGACACTGGCACAAACCGTGTTCCAGGGCAAAAGCATTGACCTGACCGATACGCGGCAATATGGCAGCCTGATTGCCGCCAGCCTCGGCGAGGAGTGGAGTGGCTTTGGACAGACGATGTTTGTTCAGCCACTGACCCAGGCATGGGAAACGGTGTTGCAACCCTCCGCCGCCAGCCTTAATGATAAATGGTCACGCTCGGTGGTGGCGTTGTGGCGCAGCGCGTTTGATGGGCGCTACCCGTTTGCCGCCAGCAATAACGACGCCTCGCTGCCGATGCTGGCCGAGTTCCTGCGCAAGGATAGCGGGCGCATTGAGCGCTTTCTTAACAGCGAGCTGAGCGGTGTGTTGCACAAAGAGGGCAGCCAGTGGGTGCCGGACCGCACTAACAGCCAGAGCCTGACCTTTAACCCGGCGTTTATTAAAGCGCTCAATCAGCTGAGCCAGCTGTCAGACGTGCTGTTCACCGACGGCAGTCAGGGCATCAGTTTTGAGCTGCAGGCAAGGCCGACGCCGGGGGTGGTTCAGACTCAGCTCACTATCGATGGCCAGCAGCAGAAGTACTTCAATCAGATGGCTGAATGGCAGACCTTCCGCTGGCCGGGGGACACCTTTAAGCCGGGTACCCTGCTGACATGGAGCACCAACAGTGCCGGCGCCAGACTGTTTGGCGACTATAGCGGCACATGGGGATTGATCCGCTGGCTGGAGCAGGGTAAGCGTCACCAGCTTGACCGCAGCCAGTGGATGATGATCTTTACTGCCCCTGACGGTAGCGTCCTGCAGTGGGCACTGCGCTCACAGCTGGGCAGCGGACCGTTACAGCTGCTGCAGCTGCGTAACTTCGCGCTGCCGGCAGAGATTTTCAGCGTCGATGCCGAAATGGCCGCACAGGCGCAGCCGGGAAGTGATGAGCTACCCGCCATGGAAGGAGAATCCTAA
- the tssA gene encoding type VI secretion system protein TssA, with translation MTTLQNLVIACRADEGTLIPLAQARADNWSAWLLPLSDAQPMGDEPGYDDDFQRIREEVNKLSGIDTSLICQLAEKLLTTVSKDLRVVTFYIWARLHQDGEVGLAEGLELLAAILQRFGVQLHPQRERSRKSALEWLGSGRVLDSLSLYPEVDMAAMQRITGALLMADQAMQSFAEAHRPQLTGLCLALETRLAQSGGASSMVPQTSRDESLSTAVPSAAAPAMTAVTSGRDLLDQAKMLAGYLRDRPGGWLAGHHLMKSIRWDTVTELPPLDASGRTRLAPPKPDHRAQLKRLYLQQSWMELLEQADSLYAQGVNHLWLDLQWYSWQALAKLDADSVRADILCRGVKGLLSRLPGLEALAFNDGTPFADEVTQNWIGQQVMDDPGDWGSDALTPESQSDEEVLLLEPELLALADSDGIEAAFGWLQSRPGMTSVRDRWLMRLLMARVAEQYARHELAFHLLGELDSGAQTLTLQHWSPGLLFEVRARRLKLLRIKASRSETDKTRIQPEMDLLLSGLISLDPVRAAVLCV, from the coding sequence ATGACCACCCTGCAAAATTTAGTCATCGCCTGCCGGGCAGATGAAGGCACGCTAATTCCTCTGGCACAGGCGCGGGCTGATAACTGGAGCGCATGGTTGCTACCGCTGAGTGACGCGCAACCGATGGGAGATGAACCCGGTTATGACGATGATTTCCAACGCATTCGCGAAGAGGTGAACAAGCTCTCCGGCATTGATACCTCGCTCATCTGCCAGTTGGCCGAAAAGCTACTGACCACGGTCAGCAAGGACCTGCGCGTAGTGACCTTCTACATCTGGGCGCGATTACATCAGGATGGCGAGGTCGGGCTGGCGGAAGGGTTGGAACTGCTGGCCGCCATATTACAGCGCTTCGGTGTGCAGCTGCACCCGCAGCGTGAACGCAGCCGCAAATCCGCGCTGGAGTGGCTCGGTAGCGGGCGCGTGCTCGACAGCCTCTCGCTCTACCCGGAGGTGGATATGGCGGCCATGCAGCGCATCACCGGCGCACTGCTGATGGCGGATCAGGCGATGCAGTCGTTTGCCGAAGCGCACCGCCCGCAGCTTACCGGGCTGTGCCTGGCGCTGGAAACCCGGCTGGCGCAGAGCGGCGGGGCAAGCAGCATGGTGCCGCAGACCAGTCGTGATGAGTCCTTATCTACTGCTGTGCCGTCAGCGGCGGCCCCGGCGATGACGGCCGTGACATCCGGGCGCGATCTGCTCGACCAGGCGAAAATGCTGGCGGGCTACCTTCGCGATCGGCCTGGCGGCTGGCTGGCAGGACACCACCTGATGAAAAGTATTCGCTGGGACACCGTGACAGAGTTGCCGCCGCTTGATGCCAGCGGTCGTACCCGACTCGCGCCGCCGAAGCCGGACCACCGTGCCCAACTCAAGCGTTTGTATCTGCAGCAGAGCTGGATGGAACTGCTGGAGCAGGCCGACAGCCTGTATGCCCAGGGCGTCAACCATCTGTGGCTGGATTTGCAGTGGTACAGCTGGCAGGCGTTGGCGAAACTGGATGCCGATAGCGTGCGTGCCGATATCCTCTGTCGCGGAGTTAAGGGACTGCTTTCGCGGCTGCCTGGACTGGAGGCACTGGCGTTCAACGACGGCACGCCGTTTGCCGATGAAGTTACGCAGAACTGGATAGGCCAGCAGGTGATGGATGACCCGGGCGATTGGGGTTCTGACGCGCTGACTCCTGAATCGCAAAGTGATGAAGAGGTGCTGCTGCTTGAGCCTGAGTTGCTGGCGCTGGCGGACAGCGATGGCATTGAAGCCGCGTTTGGCTGGCTGCAGTCGCGCCCGGGTATGACTTCCGTGCGCGACCGCTGGCTGATGCGCCTGCTGATGGCGCGCGTGGCCGAGCAATACGCCCGCCATGAACTGGCATTCCACCTGCTTGGCGAACTGGACAGCGGTGCACAAACCCTGACGCTGCAACACTGGTCCCCGGGGTTGCTGTTTGAGGTGCGGGCGCGGCGTCTGAAGCTGCTGCGCATTAAAGCCTCGCGCAGCGAAACGGATAAAACCCGCATTCAGCCTGAGATGGACCTGCTGCTAAGCGGATTAATCAGCCTCGACCCGGTACGTGCGGCAGTACTTTGCGTTTGA
- the tssF gene encoding type VI secretion system baseplate subunit TssF: MDDLTLRYYDAEMRYLLEAGEEFARAHPDRAALLNLDKSGARDPYVERLFEGFAFMMGRLREKLDDDLPELTEGLVTLLWPHYLRTIPSMSVVEFSPDWREMKEKIRIAKGAEVLSRPIGEKSTRCRYTTTQEISLMPLALERVSLSTDPDGCSVVCLRFACSSLADWSRVDLSLIPFYFDADAPLACAMHEAFTLNNAGIWLRLPGDPDRRPLDARFTALGFGEDDGLWPKSNSSFSGYQLLLEYFAFREKFMFTGLRGLENVALPADLPWFEIDVVLGQRWEHDFTFSEKHLRLHCAPVINLFPLESDPLTLNSLQTEYLLRPMRVQDGHTEIYSVDSVMSSGNHIYVPFSSFRHKGGMMRHEAPEYYYHSRVRRGASGLHNTWLILGGEAFDNHSVPNEESLSLTLTGTNGQLPRRALQSTVLDTAIITNSASVGVRNLCAPTLPCYPPDRDRFHWRVLSHLGSNFLSMMDNAEVLRGTLALYEWTGSEMNRRRLEAIVDVSHSEIERFEQGYLLRGVQIEVTLDSHGFAGHGDICLFGEMLSHFFALYTDIYLFNRLVIILQPTGERLEWQEKHNRRIPG, translated from the coding sequence ATGGACGACTTAACCCTGCGTTATTACGACGCTGAAATGCGCTACTTGCTCGAAGCCGGTGAAGAGTTTGCCCGTGCCCATCCGGATCGGGCGGCACTGCTGAACCTGGATAAATCAGGTGCGCGCGACCCCTACGTTGAACGCCTCTTCGAGGGCTTTGCCTTTATGATGGGGCGCCTGCGCGAAAAGCTCGACGACGACCTGCCTGAGCTGACGGAAGGGCTGGTCACGCTGCTGTGGCCGCACTATCTGCGCACCATCCCGTCGATGTCGGTGGTGGAGTTCAGCCCTGACTGGCGTGAAATGAAAGAGAAAATACGGATTGCGAAGGGAGCAGAAGTCCTTTCCCGGCCGATAGGTGAGAAGTCGACACGTTGCCGTTATACAACGACCCAGGAAATCAGCCTGATGCCGCTGGCGCTGGAGCGGGTTTCGCTCTCAACCGACCCGGACGGCTGCTCGGTAGTATGCCTGCGCTTTGCCTGCAGCAGCCTGGCCGACTGGAGCCGTGTGGATCTCAGCCTGATCCCATTCTACTTCGATGCCGACGCGCCGCTGGCCTGTGCCATGCACGAAGCTTTTACCTTAAACAATGCAGGCATTTGGCTGCGCCTGCCTGGCGACCCGGATCGCCGTCCGCTGGATGCGCGCTTTACCGCGTTGGGATTTGGTGAAGACGACGGACTGTGGCCAAAGAGCAATAGCAGCTTCAGTGGTTACCAGCTGCTGCTGGAGTACTTTGCCTTTCGCGAGAAGTTTATGTTCACCGGCCTGCGCGGCCTGGAGAATGTTGCGCTGCCTGCGGATCTGCCGTGGTTCGAAATCGACGTGGTGTTGGGGCAGCGCTGGGAACATGACTTTACCTTCAGTGAGAAACATCTGCGGTTGCACTGCGCGCCGGTGATCAACCTCTTTCCACTGGAGTCCGATCCGCTGACGCTAAACTCGCTGCAGACCGAATACCTGCTGCGCCCGATGCGCGTGCAGGATGGTCATACGGAAATTTATTCCGTTGACTCGGTGATGTCTTCCGGCAATCACATCTATGTACCGTTCTCCAGCTTCCGACATAAAGGCGGAATGATGCGCCACGAAGCGCCGGAATATTACTACCATTCCCGCGTGCGGCGCGGCGCATCAGGGCTGCATAACACCTGGCTGATTCTCGGCGGGGAAGCCTTTGATAACCATAGCGTGCCAAATGAAGAAAGCCTGTCGCTGACGCTGACCGGTACCAATGGCCAGTTGCCGCGTCGTGCACTGCAGAGCACGGTGCTGGATACCGCGATAATAACCAACTCTGCTAGCGTGGGGGTGCGAAACCTTTGTGCGCCGACGCTGCCCTGTTATCCGCCGGACCGTGACCGCTTCCACTGGCGGGTGCTGAGCCATCTTGGCAGCAACTTCCTGTCGATGATGGACAATGCCGAAGTGCTGCGCGGTACGCTGGCCCTGTACGAGTGGACCGGCAGCGAGATGAACCGCCGCCGCCTGGAAGCGATAGTCGACGTTAGCCACAGCGAAATCGAGCGCTTTGAGCAGGGCTACCTGCTGCGCGGCGTGCAGATTGAGGTGACGCTCGACAGTCACGGCTTTGCCGGGCACGGGGATATCTGCCTGTTCGGCGAGATGCTCAGCCATTTTTTCGCCCTGTACACCGACATCTATCTGTTTAACCGCCTGGTTATCATTCTGCAACCCACCGGAGAGCGCCTGGAATGGCAAGAGAAACACAACCGCCGCATTCCCGGCTAA